The sequence below is a genomic window from Brevibacillus agri.
CAAAGGGATGAAGCAACGGCTGCAAATCGCCCGCGGACTCATCAACGACCCGCGCTACCTGTTCCTGGATGAGCCGACGCTGGGGCTGGACGCGCCCATCGCCAGACAGCTTCGCAAGCATGTCAAGGAACTGGCTGTAGAGCACGGAAAAGCGATTCTTTTGACCAGCCACTACATCCACGAGGTCGAGGAACTGTGTGACGAGGTGTACATCATCGACAAAGGAAAGCTCGTCGCCCACGACACGCCCGAGCAGTTGACTCGCTCGCTCCACCTGGAGACGGCTTTGCACGTCGTGATCCCCGCCCTCTCCGACACGCTGGACACCGATCTGCAAAAGCTCGCCCTGCGCAACGGCGGCACGCGGGAAATCGCGGAGACGGACGAACAGACATGGGAAGTGACCTTGCGCGGCAAAACCGATATGACGACTCCGCTGCTCTCGCTTTTGGCCGCCCACCAATCGCCTGTCCTGCGCCTGCACACCGAGCAGCCGTCGCTGGAGGACGTCATCCTGCACATGGCGGAAAGGAGAGGCGCATGAAACAGCTCGCTTCCTTGCTGTGGGCGGAAATGGTGAAGGAGCACCGCCATTCTTTTCACAGCAAAATGGTGTACTTCAGCCTGCTCATCTGGCCAGCCATCATGTTTGTGACCGCGTATTATTCTTTTGCCCCTTTTCGCCTGGGGGCTGACTCGCCGCTTGCCCGCTTTCTCTCGCCGGAACAACTGCCCCTGTTTTTGCTGACCGGGTATCTCGGCTACATTTTTTTCTGGTGCCTGGTGCAGTCTGCCTGGCAAATGAGCTTTGAGCGGGAGGCGGGGACGATGGAGATGATTTTTATCAGCCCGGTCAATCGTCTGGCCTTTCTATACGGGCGCTCGCTGTCTTCGCTCGTCGAGGGGGGCTGGCTGTTCTTTTGCTTCACGCTGCTTGCGCTTTTGTTCGTCGGCGGCGTTCACCTGAGCGGATGGTGGGCAGTGCCGCTCGCCTTTGTCGTCCTGCTCGGCTCGGCGATCGTCTGGGGTGGATTTTTGAGCGTCCTGTTTCTGTTTTCCCGCGATTCCAGCTTTTTGTACACCGTGCTGGATGAGCCGATGCTGATTTTCTCCGGCGTCCGCCTCCCGCCCATGGCTTATCCGCTCTGGGCCAAGGCGATTTCCTTTTGCTTTCCGTTGACCTACGCTCTCCAGCTCGTGCGCGGTTTGCTGATGGAAGGGGCTTCGCTCGCGTCCTTGCTGCCCGAATTGGCGCTTTTGGTCGGTGTCTTGCTTGTGCTGGTGATGGCGACGGTCCTGCTGTTGAAAAAAGCGGAAAGGCATATGAAAGAGACGGGGAATATGGTGATGTATTGAGGTTTTTCTGGAAAATCAAGGATGGGTAGCCTATATTGGGGACATGAAGGTACAAGCTGGTATGACGACAATCGCTGGTTCTGAGTAACGAACGTCAGTCGGCCCGCTCCAATGAAGGGTGGGCTGGCTAGTACCATGCGGAAAGGGAAAGGCAGGTGGTCATGCATGAAAAAGTATGTAGCCATGTGCTGTTTGTCAGTCGTATATACTTTTTTTGGAGAAATGCTCGTATTTTTGCTAGCCGATCCCCATGCCCTTGGCGATACTACTATTTATCACTTTTTGAAAAATGGTTATTACATCATGGGGTTTGTTATTGTCGTGTGGACTGTGAAAGTGATATATAGGAAAGGTTTTCATAGCAATAAAAAGGAGCTTGTACTCGATTATGCGATATATGCTGTGATGGTTATGTTGGCGTACACTTGCACAAATATTGTAATTGATACGTATTTTGCGCATTTGGTCTGATAATACTTGGGGCCAGTCTGGATCGCTCTTTGCCGCTGGCGGATTTCTTCTTTCAGCCGTTCAAAGCTGAGTTAGATGGTCGGCTCATCTCCCGCGTCGGAAACGGAAGGAGCGTGGGAGCGTGGCAAGTACTTCCTGAAACGCTTTCGCTCATGCTCCAGTTTGGCGGTTTTCTTGTCGGACTGTTGAGCCTTGTCGTAGCAATCGTCGTTGCCCTGACCAAACGAAATGACCGCCCTTAAAGCTTTGACAGGCTAAGGCGGTCATTTTGTCAGTCGTGCAATAAACTTGAGCCGATCCCCTGAAAGGGGCCGTCTTGTACTGCCGACATAGTGTTCCCGCACCGTGTCGGTTTCTTTTTAGTGTTCCCGTTGCATCAGTCGAAATACTGATAACTTTTCTATTTCCATCCTAGCACCCTTCCCGCTTCACTGACAACGGGCTTTGGAGATCGGCTGGCCTTTGAAGCAGATTGTCCCGTCCAGATCGAATATAAATCTCATCTCGTGTTTGTCCCCTTTGCTTTGTCGCTTTCTTGTCCATCATAGAGGGTCAAGGGCCACTGCTTGAAGGGACAGATGGAACAAGGTGAGCGGGACAGAAAAAAAGGGTACAGTCACCCGAACCAGGCAGAAGCGAGCAGGCGAATGCCTTCCTCGATCTCCTGCTCGCTCAAAGCGCCGTACCCAAGCAATACCGTCGCATACTGCCGCGTGTCATGCACCCAGTACCTTGCTGTTCCGTACACCTTCACGCCGCACCGCGCAGCACGCTCCATCCACTCCGCTTCGCTGCCCTTTTTCTGCACGGTCAAAAAAGCGTGCAGTCCCGTGTCCTTCCCTTCCACTTCCACGCGCTCGCCCATCCAGCGGGAGACGGCCTGAAGAAATGCCTTGCGCTTGTCAGCGTAGCTTTTGCGCATGGCCTGCACGTGCCTGTGCCAATAGCCGTCCGACAAATATGCAGCCAAAGTCAACTGATCGAGCCTGGAAACGGGTTGATCGTATTCCGGCACCCGCTGGTGAAAGCGCGCCAACAGCTCATACGGCAGGACGAGATAGCTGACGTTGCAGACAGGCAGCAGCGCTTTGGACAGGCGTCCGATGTAGACCACCTTTTGCGGAGACAGGCTCTGGATCGCGGGGAGAAAGCTTTCCTCGTACTTGAACTCCCACTCGTAGTCATCCTCCACGATATACGCCCGGGACTGCACCCATTCGCTCAACGCATGCCGTTTTTCGAGCGGCATGACCAGCTTGTGGATGAACTGCTGCGACGGACTCACGTACATGACATCGGCCCCGCTATCGACCAGCTCCTGCATAGAAACGCCGTCCGCCCCAAGGGATATGCCCCGCACCTGATAGCCGCCGTTTGCAAACGTGTTTCGCGCCCCGTCATAGCCGGGGTTTTCCACGCCGATGACCTGCTTTTCCCTGTCCAGCAACTGAACGAGAACCGACACAAGCTGCTGTGGAGTCGCGCCGACGATGATCTGCTCCGGCGCAGCCGCGACTTTGCGCGTCTCGTGCAGCAGCTTCACCAGCTCTTTGCGCAGGGCAAACTCGCCCTGTGGCTGCTCCTCGACCATATAGCGCTGCTGGTGGTCAGCGATTACGCGGTTGCGAAGTTTGTTCCACTGCTGAAACGAAAAACGCCCCAATTCGATATCGCCGTAGCGAAAATCTATGCGAATGTCCGCCGCTTGCGCTTCCCCCGGACTTGCGGCTGGCGTGATCGAAGGACGCTCTGCCTGATACACGACCTGGTAGCCTTTTTTCGGGATGCTCCTGGCGTAGCCTTCCGAGACGAGCAACTGGTATGCGACTTCCACCGTATTTTTGCTGACGCCAAGCGATTGCGCGCAACTGCGGATCGAAGGCAGAAATTCCTCGTCCTGCACATGGCCGTGCCTGATTTCGTCTTTTAGATAATGATAAATTTGCGTAAAAAGCGGTTCCTTTTCACGAAACCGGATGGCAGACAGCTCCCGCAAACCGCCTCCCCTTTTCCAGCCGTCCTTTTTTCCTTAGTCTACCATACTGGCCGTTTTGGGGGATTCGCTTCAACTGTTGGCCTGCAAGCCGGAGCTACGGGTTTTGCCGAAGCGGAAATAGTAGAACAGGAAAATCAGCGCGTGCAAAGCGGCAAGCACCAGGTAGATATTGCTGTAAACAAAGGCGGCCGCGTACGGGTTCACAGGATTCCACTGGGTCGTTGCGCCAAGATCAATCACTTTACTGTAAATCCCCGAAGCAATCCCCATGGAGATGAAGTTCAGCATCGAAAAAATCCCCATCCCTACTCCCGCCTGCTCCTTCGCCAAGGTTCCGGAAATCGAATTTGCCAGCGTAATTTGCATGAACGACTGGCCCACATTGCCAAAGATCAAAAAGCAGGCAATCCCGATGACTGCTATGCCCGTAAAAGTAGAGAGCAGTCCAAAGCAGACCAGCAGCAAGCCGGACGCCAGAAAAAACAGGTACGCGTTCCCTTTCCGGTCTGCGAGCTTCCCGCCCACTCTGCCGAGAAGCGCCGAGGCAACGGCTGCCGGGACCATGACAAAGCCGATCCAGTTTGTCGACAGCTCTTGCACGGACGAAAGCAGCAGCGGGCTGACGTAGTACAGCGCGATCCCCATTCCGTTGATAAGAACCGCGAGTACAAGTCCTGCCGTGTAGCGTTTGTTGGCAAAAATTTTCGGCTGCACAAACGGATCGGCAGCCCGGCGAATCCGCACGATGAACAGCGCCAGTGTAAGCAGGCTGCCAAGTAGGAACCACCACGTACCGTTCGTGACTCCAAGAAGCAACAGCGCGACCGAAACGCCGAGCAGAGCGCCGCCCAGCCAATCAAAAGACCCGCGCGAGAGCGTATCTTCCTCTGCCAAATATTTGCGGTAAAACGGCAGCGTCGCGAGAATCAAAAGCGGCACGGCGAACAGCCAGCGCCAATGCGCAAAGCTGACGATGAGCGCCGACAGCACAAGCCCAAGCGCCCCGCCGAGCGCCAGCCCGACTGCCGTCATGCCGAGGACAGAGCCACGCCTCTCTGGCGGGAAATAGCGAACGGGAATGAGCATCGCCGTAGCCGGAATGGCGGCCGCCCCTGCCGCCTGCAAAATTCTGCCGAAGAGCGCCAGCGCAAACGATTGCTGACTGACATTCACTTGATAAAAAAACTAGGGAGTCAACGCCCTAGCAAAAATCTCCACGCTTTCCGCGATAAGCGCCTCCAGCGAGACACCCGAAAAGTTGTCCGGCCCATCCAGATTGTTCATGAACGCTCCGAAGTTCATCATCATGAAAGCCGTTGCCTGTGCCTCCGGGTTGGTTCGAACCATTTTGCCCCTTTTGCCCATCTCTGCGAAGTAATTCGTCAACCAGGTCAAAAGCTGGCGGGGATGCTTTTGCGTGCGCTCGCGGAAGCCTGGCAGTTGTCCTTCGTCTTTGATGCTGATCCAGATCATTTTCCGGTTTCGGTTCATCAGCTCATGGTACGTCCGGCTGACCAAAAGCAGGTCTGCGCGCAAATCCCACACGAGCCGCTCCGCAAACAGCTTTGTCATTTCCTCCGTATAATGAAAACGGTCAAAAGCGCTCTCCAGCAGATTGCGCTTGCTGCCGAACTGGCGGAACAGCGTCTTTTCACTCAAACCTGCCGCTGCCGCGATTTCTTGCGTCGTGACGCCGTTATAGCCTTTTTCCGCGATAAGATCAATGGCTGCCATCATCAGTCGTTCACTGCTGCTGAGACGATTGCTGTCCATGCTTCCCTCATCCTCAAAAACGATTGTCAGTACTGACTGACATTTATCTTATACGTCTTTCCAGGTTGTGTAATCCCTGCACAAGAAAAAGGGCTTCCCCCCATGTCCGCCACATCGCGGCATGAAAGGTTGCCCCGCTTTCTTCTGAAAAATGTCATTTAGAACGCGCGCGCATACTGCTTGGGCGGCTGGGCTTCTTCAGCCGACAGCGCGTGGATTGCATGCAGCGCCCAGTACGGATCGCGCAGCATGCCGCGGCCTACTGCAACCAAATCCGTGTCGCCGTTGCCAATCACTGCTTCTGCCAGCTTCGGATCGTCGAGGTTCCCTACCGCGATGACCGGAACATCGAGCGCCTGCTTGATCGCCCGGGCAAGCGGAACCTGATAGCCAGGATGGATTCCCGGACGTCCGCCGGAGCCGATCGGGCCCTCGCCGCCACTCGACAGGTGGAAAATGTCAACGCCTGCTTCCTTGTATCTGCGGCACAGCTCTGTGCTGTAGTCCAGGCCGTATCCGCCATCTACGTATTCCACGGCAGAGACGCGCATGATGAGCGGCATGTCTGCTGGAATCACTTCTTTGATGGCGGCGATGACTTCCACGCCAAACAAAGCTTTGTCGCGTCCGTACTCATCTTCCCGCACGTTTGTCAGTGGGGAGTGGAACTGGTGGATCAAGTAGCCGTGAGCGCCGTGAATCTCGATCGTGTCCATGCCTGCTTCCACCGCGCGTCTTGCCGCTTCCTGAAACTTGACAACCATCGCTTTGACTTCTTCTGTGGTCAGTGCTCGCGGCGTTTTGTAGCGGGAGCCTGGAAACGCAATCGCGGATGCAGACACGGGAACTTCCGCGTCTTCCGCTTTGCGGCCCGCATGCCCGATCTGGATGCCGATTTTCGCGCCGTATTTGTGAACTTCCGAGACGATTCGCTGGTACGCGGGAATCTGCTCGTCGGACCACAGTCCGAGGTCGTAGTTGGAAATGCGGCCGTCCGGCTCTACGTCTGTCATCTCTACGATGATGAGGCCTGTGCCTCCTACCGCGCGGGACACGTAATGAACGAAGTGCCAGTCTGTCGGCGTACCGTCCTGCGCTTCCACGGAGTATTGGCACATCGGCGGCATGACTACGCGATTTTTCAAGGTCAATCCTTTGAACTGAAACGGGGTAGACAACAAAGCCATTTGTTCCACTCCTTACTTTTTTTCATTATCATGCCAAAAGTTAGCGTGCTCTGCAATCCCTTGGCTGCACTTTGGGGATTTTCTGGT
It includes:
- a CDS encoding ABC transporter ATP-binding protein: MLIVENVRKVYRVKEKKGWLRQQWKQVEAVSDVSFRMVPGKIIGLLGINGAGKTTTIKMCSTLLTPTSGTITVDGYDAVKDDRFVKAKVNMIAGGERMLYWRLTGRENLQYFGSLYGLHGQALRSRIDALLLQVGLLDAADTPVERYSKGMKQRLQIARGLINDPRYLFLDEPTLGLDAPIARQLRKHVKELAVEHGKAILLTSHYIHEVEELCDEVYIIDKGKLVAHDTPEQLTRSLHLETALHVVIPALSDTLDTDLQKLALRNGGTREIAETDEQTWEVTLRGKTDMTTPLLSLLAAHQSPVLRLHTEQPSLEDVILHMAERRGA
- a CDS encoding ABC transporter permease, whose amino-acid sequence is MKQLASLLWAEMVKEHRHSFHSKMVYFSLLIWPAIMFVTAYYSFAPFRLGADSPLARFLSPEQLPLFLLTGYLGYIFFWCLVQSAWQMSFEREAGTMEMIFISPVNRLAFLYGRSLSSLVEGGWLFFCFTLLALLFVGGVHLSGWWAVPLAFVVLLGSAIVWGGFLSVLFLFSRDSSFLYTVLDEPMLIFSGVRLPPMAYPLWAKAISFCFPLTYALQLVRGLLMEGASLASLLPELALLVGVLLVLVMATVLLLKKAERHMKETGNMVMY
- a CDS encoding putative holin-like toxin → MLQFGGFLVGLLSLVVAIVVALTKRNDRP
- a CDS encoding PLP-dependent aminotransferase family protein, which codes for MRELSAIRFREKEPLFTQIYHYLKDEIRHGHVQDEEFLPSIRSCAQSLGVSKNTVEVAYQLLVSEGYARSIPKKGYQVVYQAERPSITPAASPGEAQAADIRIDFRYGDIELGRFSFQQWNKLRNRVIADHQQRYMVEEQPQGEFALRKELVKLLHETRKVAAAPEQIIVGATPQQLVSVLVQLLDREKQVIGVENPGYDGARNTFANGGYQVRGISLGADGVSMQELVDSGADVMYVSPSQQFIHKLVMPLEKRHALSEWVQSRAYIVEDDYEWEFKYEESFLPAIQSLSPQKVVYIGRLSKALLPVCNVSYLVLPYELLARFHQRVPEYDQPVSRLDQLTLAAYLSDGYWHRHVQAMRKSYADKRKAFLQAVSRWMGERVEVEGKDTGLHAFLTVQKKGSEAEWMERAARCGVKVYGTARYWVHDTRQYATVLLGYGALSEQEIEEGIRLLASAWFG
- a CDS encoding MFS transporter, which codes for MNVSQQSFALALFGRILQAAGAAAIPATAMLIPVRYFPPERRGSVLGMTAVGLALGGALGLVLSALIVSFAHWRWLFAVPLLILATLPFYRKYLAEEDTLSRGSFDWLGGALLGVSVALLLLGVTNGTWWFLLGSLLTLALFIVRIRRAADPFVQPKIFANKRYTAGLVLAVLINGMGIALYYVSPLLLSSVQELSTNWIGFVMVPAAVASALLGRVGGKLADRKGNAYLFFLASGLLLVCFGLLSTFTGIAVIGIACFLIFGNVGQSFMQITLANSISGTLAKEQAGVGMGIFSMLNFISMGIASGIYSKVIDLGATTQWNPVNPYAAAFVYSNIYLVLAALHALIFLFYYFRFGKTRSSGLQANS
- a CDS encoding TetR/AcrR family transcriptional regulator, whose protein sequence is MDSNRLSSSERLMMAAIDLIAEKGYNGVTTQEIAAAAGLSEKTLFRQFGSKRNLLESAFDRFHYTEEMTKLFAERLVWDLRADLLLVSRTYHELMNRNRKMIWISIKDEGQLPGFRERTQKHPRQLLTWLTNYFAEMGKRGKMVRTNPEAQATAFMMMNFGAFMNNLDGPDNFSGVSLEALIAESVEIFARALTP
- a CDS encoding NADH:flavin oxidoreductase/NADH oxidase; translation: MALLSTPFQFKGLTLKNRVVMPPMCQYSVEAQDGTPTDWHFVHYVSRAVGGTGLIIVEMTDVEPDGRISNYDLGLWSDEQIPAYQRIVSEVHKYGAKIGIQIGHAGRKAEDAEVPVSASAIAFPGSRYKTPRALTTEEVKAMVVKFQEAARRAVEAGMDTIEIHGAHGYLIHQFHSPLTNVREDEYGRDKALFGVEVIAAIKEVIPADMPLIMRVSAVEYVDGGYGLDYSTELCRRYKEAGVDIFHLSSGGEGPIGSGGRPGIHPGYQVPLARAIKQALDVPVIAVGNLDDPKLAEAVIGNGDTDLVAVGRGMLRDPYWALHAIHALSAEEAQPPKQYARAF